Proteins encoded by one window of Dokdonella sp.:
- a CDS encoding nucleoside transporter C-terminal domain-containing protein, with protein MFDALGHVAFGLFGLVTLIALAWLFSNNKRAVDWRLVIIGVLLQIAFAALVLLVPGGREVFDWLGHGFVKVLNFVNAGSNFIFGSLMDTSKMGFIFAFQVLPTIIFFSALMGVLYHLGVMQAIVRGMAWAITKVMRVSGAETTSVCASVFIGQTEAPLTVRPYISRMTESELITMMIGGMAHIAGGVLAAYVGMLGGSDPEQQAFYAKHLLAASIMAAPATMVVAKILIPETQQPLTRGTVKMEVEKTTSNVIDAAAAGAGDGLRLALNIGAMLLAFIALIALINAPLTWLGEFTGLAAAIGKPTDLSTIFGFVLAPVAWIIGTPWADATTVGSLIGQKVVINEFVAYTELAKIVNGEVAGIALTDQGRLIATYALCGFANFSSIAIQIGGIGGLAPERRTDLARFGLRAVLGGSIATFMTATIAGVLSAL; from the coding sequence ATGTTCGACGCGCTTGGCCATGTCGCCTTCGGCCTGTTCGGCCTCGTCACCCTGATTGCCCTGGCCTGGTTATTCTCGAACAACAAGCGCGCCGTCGACTGGCGACTGGTCATCATCGGAGTCCTGCTCCAGATCGCGTTCGCCGCCTTGGTCCTGCTCGTGCCCGGAGGGCGCGAGGTGTTCGACTGGCTCGGCCACGGCTTCGTCAAGGTGCTGAACTTCGTCAACGCAGGTTCCAACTTCATCTTCGGCAGCCTCATGGACACCTCGAAGATGGGCTTCATCTTCGCCTTCCAGGTGCTGCCGACAATCATCTTCTTCTCGGCCCTGATGGGCGTGCTCTATCACCTGGGCGTCATGCAGGCGATCGTGCGCGGCATGGCCTGGGCGATCACCAAGGTGATGCGCGTGTCGGGTGCGGAAACCACCAGCGTCTGCGCCAGCGTGTTCATCGGCCAGACCGAGGCGCCCCTGACCGTGCGCCCGTACATCTCGCGCATGACCGAATCCGAACTCATCACGATGATGATCGGTGGCATGGCGCACATCGCCGGCGGCGTGCTCGCCGCCTACGTCGGCATGCTCGGTGGCAGCGATCCCGAACAACAGGCCTTCTACGCCAAGCACCTGCTCGCCGCCTCGATCATGGCGGCGCCAGCGACGATGGTCGTGGCCAAGATCCTGATCCCGGAAACGCAGCAGCCGCTGACCCGCGGCACGGTCAAGATGGAAGTCGAGAAGACCACCAGCAACGTCATCGATGCCGCTGCTGCCGGTGCGGGTGATGGCCTGCGGCTCGCCCTCAACATCGGCGCGATGCTGCTCGCCTTCATCGCCCTGATCGCCCTCATCAACGCGCCGCTGACCTGGCTCGGCGAATTCACCGGCCTGGCCGCCGCGATCGGCAAGCCGACCGACCTGTCGACGATCTTCGGCTTCGTGCTCGCGCCGGTGGCCTGGATCATCGGCACGCCGTGGGCCGACGCGACCACGGTCGGTTCGCTGATCGGCCAGAAGGTCGTCATCAACGAATTCGTCGCCTATACCGAGCTCGCGAAGATCGTCAATGGCGAAGTCGCCGGCATCGCGCTGACCGACCAGGGCCGCCTGATCGCGACCTACGCCCTGTGCGGCTTCGCCAACTTCTCGTCGATCGCGATCCAGATCGGCGGCATCGGCGGCCTCGCTCCCGAGCGGCGCACCGACCTTGCCCGCTTCGGCCTGCGCGCCGTCCTCGGTGGCTCGATCGCGACGTTCATGACGGCAACGATCGCCGGAGTGTTGAGCGCGCTGTGA